In Ovis canadensis isolate MfBH-ARS-UI-01 breed Bighorn chromosome 11, ARS-UI_OviCan_v2, whole genome shotgun sequence, one genomic interval encodes:
- the GPR179 gene encoding probable G-protein coupled receptor 179 — protein sequence MDTRTMAMPSPAAGLLGCCFLFGWALGVPRTLRSLPALSSKVKPGSVPFWVPPEGAEAALAFLYSGDPQRLSGANCSERYEAPGAGARPGLPQVLWRAAGTVTQAANFLNMLLQANDIRESSVEEDVEWYQALVRSVAEGDPRAYRALLTFNPPPGASHLQLALQATRIGEETILQDLSGSRVQEESSTGTLHPTDLQKRVLTNDLGSLGSPKWPQGDGYVGDVQHVRLSPPFLECQEGRLRPGWLITLSATFYGLKPDLSPEVRGQVQMDVDLQSVDINQCASDPGWYSNTHLCDLNSTQCVPLESQGFVLGHYLCRCRPGFYGASNSLGSEEGAAQPPGQFGSPQGSPGRLLRCQPCAEGCASCLDATPCLAEEAPTLRAAVLACQTCCMLVVFLSMLVSYRCRQSKRIRASGVVLLEAILFGSLLLYFPVFILYFKPSVFRCIALRWVRLLGFAIVYGTIILKLYRVLQLFLSRTAQRGPHLSSGRLLRRLGLLLLLVLGFLAVWTAGVLEPGIQHTSLVTRGHTHTGLHFYLCHHDRWDYIMVVAEMLLLCWGSFLCYATRAVPSAFHEPRYMGIALHNELLLSAAFHAARFVLVPSLHPDWTLLLFFFHTHSTVTATLALIFIPKFRKPGAPPREEILDEVYEDELDLQRSGSHLNSSIASAWSERSLDPGDIRDELKKLYAQLEVHKTKEMAANNPHLPKKRASWRQGLGRSFMRYLAEFPEALARQHSRDSGSAGRGSLPGSSRRRLLSASLREPAAPPGLRKSRSACEQDCDAHGDHSPPLVDSLLRRKLARKGPRSDSRESGESAAGPPALGFRSASAHNLTVCERLPRARPASLHKSLSVVAGSREKALLVASQAYLEETYRQAKEREERRKAEAALASPARRPSARRLERIRAAPVSAPPSPAKSRSVDSSHISGRLQEAASRVPHAPIRHQISTPIMGTSGPGLGEPGMLSPTSTLAPALMPAPAPALAPIPVSPQSPNLLTYICPWENAELPVKKQNVAQEGPSGPEQGNPSHVPARARLWRALSVAVEKRGPGENGMDTEDGHLQGETEEDEDRPKVFSKSHSLKTPVQQGSMRSLGLAIKALTRSRSTHREKESGEGSPKKEEKGRASGEGVGACPRSPRLGRPKGVSKQAALAPCDDEESLQNQQNAHTSRMLQVCHRNGSREQEDRGRRTSQCLGEGKVEGAGKTGPATLRQLRQGTAGDKNAKQVKEAPVGWRELPKAGLQPLGSADHRVTEVCPWEVTESELGQPEGSNKAEICPWEVGGAPEKEALRQYLDASQGEKEKASEKSEPKDVVVVARKKPERLVRGQEAVCPWESADPGGLSPGSAPQDSDRARGRSEAVGSVEPREVEMHRWEAAGPGACTSDITTAEMCPWEASEGGETGKPSQEGGKELPQEKQKNPKKTIIWKEQKLGEGLESLCQWERTDFRGPSVVSTQAPGTPGCSGSLGSSITEICPWEAGDTPAIGKAEICPWELGDEVVGKEMLSQGPGGEPPQEKWETSRTGSFGETGGWTGKAVQKLSQQQESVCPWESTAAGHSGPHLDNSLSKADGQLLSNKGSRAAQVCPPDLRSEGKGATPAKAEVCPWEVNERTTEDWTSGQATKGRESQKDKEKMLETSGITASPTWAKPEGQMPTQEAFCPWESVDPGSFTPQPGFQDTGRPNASFQVSGSVESKTAEICPWDVEETLPAEKAEVCPWEVSAGAGERRPLGMEAIRQFSSKTRKPSADSGPSERAVATPERQVQERERACPWESMDPGGSSWHSDTLGTDKPKPGLQELDRAGCRPVEVCPWEVEGAPTSEKVKVCPWEVDEGAPGKELEQEMRTDSVGQREKMLEKGRLPSLGEDRSKWETQLSPEQEAVCPWEKDLRAPSAQAPEVSDVSSRGVEEPSLEMSDEAAEKGGLTQDPKMDSSPEHVAPEKAEVTAEDQEKASSELQPVHLQESTAPRDSSSHPHSQCPVQPKAGSQTLPSAGDRLAEVCPWDTSATDAPKPDSGAKAETCPWELTERTPEEGVSRQDGDEETQEEKGRAPEKPEYKAVALQEKPERADGKQEPAPQASDSSKESPKAAGSVGARVAEVCPREAQEAPPDKKTEICPWEVSQETAEKGGCEQEVDRESQGQGEMFLQKAESGGTEEHSSEEVKVSGEMESICPWEGTSSEGLSPQPDAPAMDQPKVSPHGASSMGNQVAELCQWEVTDPEGNKVTGTMADIDTCLWEGTGAPSEESGLLALTATQKQMLCPTAPENPPCLLVQRPSGSFLPDSKSPRPKVNKPTSTFTLEGVRELQVPSEPGPRTSLAPDPTLQEAETQKSSSLTEDQEVASEAQLEELTPPTVYPWDWE from the exons ATGGACACTAGGACAATGGCCATGCCTTCTCCGGCGGCAGGGCTGCTAGGCTGCTGTTTCCTCTTTGGCTGGGCTCTGGGGGTTCCAAGGACCCTCCGCTCTCTGCCTGCACTGTCCTCCAAAGTCAAGCCAGGGTCTGTACCCTTTTGGGTGCCCCCAGAGGGGGCTGAGGCAGCGCTGGCTTTTCTCTACTCTGGAGATCCTCAACGGCTGTCTGGGGCTAACTGCAGTGAGCGCTATGAAGCTCCTGGGGCAGGAGCCAGACCAGGGCTCCCCCAAGTCCTATGGAGGGCAGCAGGCACTGTGACCCAGGCCGCCAATTTCCTCAACATGCTGCTACAAGCCAACGACATCCGAGAGTCCAGTGTGGAGGAGGATGTGGAATGGTACCAGGCGCTGGTCCGCAGTGTAGCCGAGGGGGACCCAAGGGCATACCGGGCTTTGCTGACTTTTAACCCTCCACCAGGGGCCAGCCACCTGCAGCTGGCCCTGCAGGCCACCCGGATTGGGGAGGAGACCATCCTTCAGGACTTGTCGGGGAGCAGGGTGCAGGAGGAGAGCTCAACTGGAACCCTGCACCCCACTGACCTGCAAAAGCGGGTGCTGACCAATGACCTAGGGAGCCTTGGCAGCCCCAAGTGGCCACAGGGGGATGGATATGTCGGGGACGTGCAGCACGTGAGACTGTCTCCTCCTTTCCTGGAATGCCAGGAGGGTCGACTGCGTCCCGGCTGGCTTATCACACTCTCAGCCACCTTCTATGGACTCAAGCCAGACCTCAGCCCGGAGGTCAG GGGGCAGGTGCAGATGGACGTAGACCTTCAGAGCGTGGACATCAATCAGTGTGCCAGTGACCCAGGCTGGTACTCTAACACACACCTGTGTGATCTCAACAGCACCCAG TGCGTCCCCCTGGAGAGTCAGGGCTTTGTCCTTGGCCACTACCTCTGCCGCTGCCGACCTGGCTTCTACGGGGCAAGCAACTCCTTGG GCTCAGAGGAGGGTGCTGCCCAGCCTCCTGGGCAATTTGGGTCCCCTCAAGGCAGCCCCGGGAGGCTGCTGCGCTGCCAACCATGTGCCGAGGGCTGTGCCAGCTGCCTGGATGCCACGCCGTGCCTGGCAGAGGAAGCCCCCACACTGAGGGCAGCGGTGCTGGCCTGCCAGACGTGCTGTATGCTGGTCGTCTTCCTGAGCATGCTGGTCTCCTATCGCTGCCGCCAGAGCAAG AGGATCCGGGCATCTGGAGTGGTACTGCTGGAAGCTATCCTTTTCGGATCCCTGCTGCTCTACTTCCCT gtCTTCATACTGTACTTCAAGCCCAGTGTCTTTCGCTGCATCGCCCTCCGCTGGGTCCGGCTGCTGGGCTTTGCCATTGTCTACGGCACCATTATACTCAAGCTTTATAG AGTGCTCCAGCTCTTTCTGTCTCGAACGGCCCAGCGGGGCCCCCACCTGAGCAGCGGGCGGCTGCTGCGGCGTCTggggctgctcctgctgctggtgCTGGGCTTCCTGGCTGTATGGACGGCAGGGGTCCTGGAGCCAGGCATTCAGCACACGTCACTGGTAACACGAGGCCACACACACACGGGACTCCACTTCTACCTCTGCCACCACGACCGCTGGGACTACATCATGGTGGTGG CTGAGATGCTGCTCCTGTGCTGGGGCAGCTTCCTCTGCTACGCCACCCGGGCTGTCCCCTCAGCCTTCCACGAGCCACGATACATGGGCATCGCCCTGCACAACGAGCTGCTGCTTTCTGCCGCCTTCCACGCAGCCAG GTTTGTGCTGGTTCCCTCCCTGCACCCGGACTGGAcgctcctcctcttcttctttcaCACCCACAGCACAGTCACCGCCACATTGGCTCTGATCTTCATCCCTAAG TTCCGGAAGCCGGGGGCTCCTCCCCGAGAGGAGATCTTGGATGAGGTGTACGAGGACGAGCTGGACCTGCAGCGCTCAGGCTCCCACCTCAACAGCAGCATCGCCTCAGCCTGGAGTGAGCGCAGCCTGGACCCTGGAGACATTCGG GACGAGCTGAAGAAGCTCTACGCCCAGCTCGAGGTTCACAAGACCAAGGAAATGGCCGCGAACAACCCCCACCTGCCCAAGAAGCGGGCCAGCTGGCGCCAGGGCCTGGGCCGCTCCTTCATGAGGTACCTGGCCGAGTTCCCCGAGGCGCTGGCCCGCCAGCACTCCCGGGACTCGGGCTCCGCGGGCCGCggcagcctgcccggctcctcccgCCGCCGGCTGCTCAGCGCCAGCCTCCGGGAGCCCGCCGCGCCGCCCGGCCTGCGGAAGTCCCGCAGCGCCTGCGAGCAGGACTGTGACGCTCACGGGGACCACAGCCCGCCTCTGGTCGACTCGCTGCTGCGGAGGAAGCTGGCCCGCAAGGGGCCGCGATCCGACAGCCGCGAGTCTGGCGAGTCGGCGGCCGGGCCCCCCGCGCTGGGCTTCAGGTCGGCCAGCGCCCACAACCTGACGGTGTGCGAGCGGCTGCCCCGCGCCCGGCCCGCCTCGCTGCACAAGTCGCTGAGCGTCGTGGCCGGCTCCAGGGAAAAGGCCCTGCTCGTGGCCAGCCAGGCCTACCTGGAGGAGACCTACCGGCAGGCAAAGGAgcgggaggagagaaggaaggcagAGGCCGCCTTGGCCAGCCCGGCGCGGAGGCCCTCGGCCCGGAGGCTGGAGCGAATTCGAGCGGCCCCCGTGTCGGCCCCACCTTCCCCGGCCAAGAGCCGCAGCGTGGACAGCTCCCACATCTCCGGACGGCTGCAGGAGGCCGCCAGCAGGGTGCCGCACGCGCCCATCCGGCACCAGATCTCCACACCCATCATGGGCACGTCCGGGCCGGGCCTGGGGGAGCCGGGGATGCTATCTCCCACCTCCACTTTGGCCCCAGCTCTGATGCCagctcctgcccctgccctggcACCCATCCCAGTATCCCCACAAAGCCCCAACCTACTTACCTACATCTGCCCCTGGGAGAATGCAGAACTGCCAGTGAAGAAACAAAATGTGGCTCAGGAAGGCCCCTCGGGGCCAGAGCAAGGCAACCCGTCTCATGTCCCAGCTCGGGCCCGTCTCTGGAGGGCCCTCTCTGTGGCGGTAGAGAAGAGGGGCCCTGGGGAGAATGGGATGGACACAGAGGATGGGCATCTCCAGGGGGAAACTGAGGAGGATGAGGACAGGCCCAAGGTCTTCTCTAAATCCCACAGCCTCAAGACCCCTGTCCAGCAGGGTTCCATGCGCAGCCTGGGCCTGGCTATCAAAGCTCTGACCCGTTCTCggagcacacacagagagaaggaaagcgGGGAAGGGAGTCctaagaaggaggagaagggccgagcttctggagagggtgtgggggcaTGCCCCAGATCTCCCAGGCTAGGCCGGCCTAAGGGGGTGAGTAAGCAGGCAGCACTTGCCCCCTGTGATGACGAAGAGTCCCTCCAGAACCAACAGAACGCTCACACCAGCAGGATGCTCCAAGTCTGTCACCGGAACGGCAGCAGGGAACAAGAAGACAGAGGCAGGAGGACTTCCCAGTGTCTAGGGGAGGGGAAGGTTGAGGGAGCAGGTAAAACAGGCCCTGCCACACTGAGGCAACTCAGGCAGGGCACAGCTGGGGACAAAAATGCTAAGCAAGTAAAAGAAGCTCCTGTGGGGTGGCGGGAACTACCCAAAGCTGGCCTCCAGCCCCTGGGCAGTGCTGACCACAGGGTGACAGAAGTATGCCCCTGGGAAGTCACCGAATCAGAACTGGGTCAGCCTGAAGGTAGCAACAAAGCTGAAATCTGCCCCTGGGAGGTGGGCGGAGCCCCTGAGAAGGAGGCCCTAAGGCAATATCTAGATGCCTCCCAAGGTGAGAAGGAGAAAGCCTCAGAAAAATCAGAGCCCAAAGATGTGGTGGTTGTGGCTCGGAAAAAGCCAGAGAGGTTGGTCAGGGGTCAGGAGGCAGTTTGTCCTTGGGAGAGTGCCGATCCTGGGGGTCTGTCTCCTGGGTCAGCCCCTCAGGACTCGGACAGAGCCAGGGGCAGGTCTGAGGCAGTGGGCAGTGTGGAGCCTAGAGAGGTGGAGATGCATCGGTGGGAAGCCGCTGGCCCAGGAGCTTGTACATCTGACATCACCACGGCAGAGATGTGTCCCTGGGAGgcaagtgaaggaggagagacaGGGAAACCATcccaggagggaggaaaggaactcCCCCAGGAAAAGCAGAAAAACCCCAAGAAAACAATCATCTGGAAGGAACAGAAACTGGGTGAAGGCTTGGAGTCTCTTTGTCAGTGGGAAAGGACAGATTTCCGGGGCCCCTCTGTGGTTTCTACTCAGGCTCCAGGAACCCCCGGTTGCTCGGGGAGTTTGGGCAGTAGCATCACTGAAATCTGTCCATGGGAGGCGGGAGATACTCCTGCCATCGGCAAGGCAGAGATCTGTCCCTGGGAGCTGGGTGATGAGGTAGTGGGGAAGGAAATGCTGAGTCAGGGGCCAGGTGGTGAACCTCCCCAGGAAAAGTGGGAAACCTCCAGAACAGGGAGCTTTGGAGAGACGGGGGGATGGACTGGGAAAGCAGTGCAGAAACTTAGCCAACAACAGGAGTCAGTGTGTCCATGGGAAAGCACAGCTGCTGGGCACTCTGGCCCACATCTAGACAATTCCTTATCCAAAGCTGATGGACAACTCCTCAGCAATAAAGGAAGTAGAGCAGCGCAGGTCTGCCCACCAGATCTCAGGTCAGAGGGAAAGGGAGCaacacctgccaaggcagaagtcTGTCCCTGGGAGGTGAATGAGAGAACGACAGAGGACTGGACATCAGGGCAGGCAACAaaaggaagagaatctcaaaaggacaAGGAGAAGATGCTTGAAACATCAGGCATCACAGCTAGCCCAACTTGGGCAAAGCCTGAGGGACAGATGCCAACGCAGGAAGCATTCTGTCCCTGGGAGAGTGTGGACCCTGGCAGCTTCACCCCACAGCCTGGTTTTCAAGACACAGGTAGACCCAACGCCAGTTTCCAGGTGTCTGGCAGTGTGGAAAGCAAGACTGCTGAGATTTGTCCCTGGGACGTGGAGGAAACCCTGCCTGCTGAGAAGGCAGAGGTCTGTCCCTGGGAGGTGAGTGCTGGAGCTGGGGAGAGAAGGCCTTTGGGAATGGAGGCCATTAGGCAATTTTCAAGCAAAACGAGGAAGCCTTCTGCAGATTCTGGACCTAGCGAGAGAGCTGTTGCTACTCCAGAGAGGCAGGTCCAGGAGCGGGAACGGGCTTGCCCCTGGGAGAGCATGGATCCAGGGGGCTCCTCTTGGCATTCAGACACTCTGGGCACTGACAAGCCAAAACCTGGGCTCCAGGAGCTGGACCGTGCAGGGTGCAGACCAGTGGAGGTGTGTCCCTGGGAAGTGGAAGGAGCACCTACTAGTGAAAAAGTCAAGGTCTGTCCCTGGGAGGTGGATGAAGGAGCCCCTGGGAAGGAATTAGAACAAGAGATGAGAACTGATTCAGTGGGGCAGAGGGAGAAAATGCTAGAAAAGGGGAGACTCCCCTCCCTGGGAGAAGACAGATCGAAATGGGAAACACAACTGAGTCCAGAGCAGGAAGCTGTGTGTCCCTGGGAGAAGGACTTGAGGGCACCCTCTGCTCAGGCCCCTGAGGTCTCAGACGTGTCCAGCAGAGGGGTAGAGGAGCCCTCCCTGGAAATGAGTGATGAGGCAGCAGAGAAAGGGGGCCTGACACAAGACCCAAAAATGGACTCCTCCCCAGAACACGTAGCCCCAGAAAAAGCAGAAGTCACTGCTGAAGATCAGGAAAAAGCGAGCAGTGAACTGCAACCCGTCCATCTACAGGAGAGCACGGCCCCCAGGGACTCCTCCTCCCACCCACATAGTCAGTGCCCTGTCCAACCTAAAGCTGGCTCTCAGACACTGCCCAGCGCTGGGGACAGGCTCGCTGAGGTCTGCCCGTGGGACACTTCCGCCACGGACGCTCCCAAGCCTGACAGCGGCGCCAAAGCTGAGACCTGTCCCTGGGAATTGACCGAAAGAACCCCTGAGGAAGGGGTGTCAAGACAGGATGGAGATGAGGAAactcaagaggagaaggggagagccCCAGAAAAACCAGAGTACAAAGCTGTGGCCCTTCAGGAAAAGCCTGAGAGGGCAGATGGAAAGCAGGAACCAGCCCCACAAGCTTCTGACAGTAGCAAAGAAAGTCCCAAGGCAGCAGGCAGTGTGGGGGCTAGGGTAGCGGAAGTGTGTCCACGGGAAGCGCAAGAAGCTCCCCctgataagaaaacagaaatctgcCCTTGGGAGGTGAGCCAAGAAACAGCAGAGAAAGGGGGATGTGAACAAGAGGTGGACAGAGAATCTCAAGGGCAAGGAGAAATGTTCCTGCAAAAGGCAGAATCTGGAGGGACTGAAGAACACTCTTCAGAAGAAGTAAAAGTCAGCGGAGAGATGGAGTCAATCTGCCCTTGGGAAGGCACAAGTTCAGAAGGGCTCTCTCCGCAGCCAGATGCTCCAGCCATGGACCAACCCAAGGTCAGTCCCCATGGAGCAAGCAGTATGGGGAACCAGGTGGCGGAGCTGTGTCAATGGGAAGTCACAGATCCCGAAGGAAATAAAGTAACAGGTACCATGGCAGACATCGACACATGTCTCTGGGAGGGAACTGGAGCCCCATCTGAGGAATCTGGTCTCCTGGCTTTAACAGCAACTCAGAAGCAAATGCTCTGCCCCACAGCCCCTGAGAACCCACCATGCCTTTTAGTCCAGAGACCTTCGGGTAGCTTCCTTCCAGACAGCAAAAGCCCCCGCCCCAAAGTGAACAAGCCAACCAGTACCTTTACTCTGGAGGGTGTCAGAGAACTCCAAGTCCCTTCAGAACCTGGGCCGAGGACCAGCTTAGCCCCAGACCCAACCCTCCAAGAAGCTGAGACTCAGAAGTCTTCCTCCTTAACTGAAGACCAAGAAGTAGCTTCTGAAGCTCAACTTGAAGAACTCACCCCTCCAACTGTCTATCCTTGGGACTGGGAGTAA